Proteins from one Prevotella sp. E2-28 genomic window:
- the queC gene encoding 7-cyano-7-deazaguanine synthase QueC, which translates to METKKDTILILSGGMDSVTLLYEYKERIALAISFDYGSNHNAKEIPFARLHCERLGIEHIVIPLDFMGKYFNSSLLQGSEAIPEGHYADENMKSTVVPFRNGIMLSIAVGMAESRELQYVMMANHGGDHTIYPDCRPEFVSAFDAAANAGTYNGVHLISPYTNITKGQIAARGKALGINYAETWSCYKGGEKHCGKCGTCVERKEALAEAGIPDPTEYE; encoded by the coding sequence GGAAACAAAAAAAGATACTATTTTGATACTGAGCGGTGGAATGGATAGCGTGACGCTGCTCTATGAATACAAGGAGCGTATTGCGCTGGCTATATCGTTCGATTATGGCTCGAACCACAACGCGAAGGAGATTCCTTTTGCACGCCTGCATTGTGAGCGACTGGGTATAGAGCACATTGTGATTCCCCTGGATTTTATGGGTAAGTATTTTAATAGCTCGCTGCTTCAGGGTTCAGAGGCTATCCCTGAGGGGCATTATGCCGATGAGAACATGAAATCTACGGTGGTGCCTTTCCGCAATGGCATCATGCTGAGCATTGCCGTTGGAATGGCTGAGAGCCGGGAACTGCAGTATGTGATGATGGCTAATCATGGTGGCGACCACACCATCTATCCTGACTGCCGACCAGAGTTTGTATCGGCTTTCGATGCAGCAGCCAATGCAGGTACATACAACGGGGTGCATCTCATTTCGCCCTACACGAATATCACGAAGGGGCAGATTGCTGCTCGCGGAAAGGCGCTGGGCATCAACTATGCCGAAACGTGGTCATGTTATAAAGGTGGTGAGAAGCATTGCGGTAAATGCGGCACGTGCGTAGAAAGGAAGGAGGCACTGGCCGAAGCAGGTATTCCTGATCCAACGGAATACGAATAA